The genomic region TACGGGCGAACCAACCGGCGTCCTCGGCAATCATCCGGTAAGATTCAAGAATTTCACGGTGTTCCCCCGCACCTGCCAGATCGGAATGCTCCATCATGTCATCCAGGGCGCCATGCATTTCCGAAACGGCATTGCGCAGGCGTTGATGTTCATGGTCGACATCTTCGGCGACCATTTGACTGATATGAAACTGCGGCTCGTGCAAGACGGCGACACCAACGCCAAGACCGGGGTTCAGGGTGATGCCCTCAAGACGCAGTGGCAACAAGGCATTACCATCGGCAGGCATTAACTCATCGCGACTGATCAGGTCACCGCCACCAACCAGTTCGGCCAGCACCATCGCGACGGTTTGCAGGATTTCGACTTCCTCGTCACTGTAATTACGGCGGGTCCGGTTCTGTACAGCAATGACACCAACAACCCGGCCACCACGTAAAATCGGCACACCCATTAGGGAATGGTACAGTTCCTCGCCAGTTTCCGGGCGGAAAACAAAGTCAGAATGGGTTTGGGCATCGGCAAGGGCAAACGGGCGGGCCTGAGCGGCGATCAGACCGATCAGGCCCTCACCGACGCGAAGCCGGGTGTTATGCACAGCAGAGGCATTGAGGCCCTTGGTGCCGAACAGTTCCAGCACTTCACCGGCGCGCATGACGTAAACCGAACACACCTCGGCGACCATGTCCGCGGCGATAATCAGGACAATTTCATCGAGTTGTTGCTGCGCCGCACCCGAACCGGCCATGACATCGCGCACCCGCGACAGCAAGCGGCGCGACACTGGCGACATCTGGGAACCTGGGTTTTGTGGTGTTGTCATAACAAAGAGATAAGGCAGCAACCTTTAAACTTCAAAGGGATGCCCTTATTTGCTTTCCCTTGCTTCCAGGCAATGAACGGCTTGCGCGACCAAGTCCTGAATAATTTGCCGGGTCGATTGTTCTTCCGAAACCATGCCGACGCTTTGACCCGCCATCATGGAGCCGTTTTCAACATCGCCGTCAATGGCGGCGCGTTTAAGGGCACCGGCCCAGAAATGCTCAATTTCCAACTGCGCATCTTTCAATTCAACCTCGCCCTTCTCAACCCGCGCGGCAGCTTCACGCTGGGCTTCGTTGAAACGCTTGGTGCCTTCGTTGATCAGGGCACGAACCGGGATCACAGGGAATTTTGGATCGACCTGAACGGTGGTCAGCGCGTCACGGGCGTTGGCGCGGATAAAGGCTTTCTTGAAATCCGCATGGGCAACACACTCTTCAGCACAAACGAAGCGGGTGCCCAACTGGCATCCGGAAGCGCCCATTTCAAGATAAGAGACAATAGCCTCGCCGCGGCCGATACCACCGGCGATAAAGACCGGAACATCGGCAATATGGGGAAGGATTTCCTGGGCCAGAACACTTGTTGCAACGGGGCCGATATGGCCACCGGCCTCTGCACCTTCAATAACCAGTGCGTCAGCGCCGTTTCTTATCAACCTTTTGGCAATCGCCAGGGCCGGGGCAAAGCAAATGACCTTGATACCCGCTTCCTTCAACTTGGCAATGGACGCGGCAGCAGGCAAACCACCGGCCAGCACGACATGAGAAACGCCCCCCTCGATACAAACATCAATAAGCCCATCAAGTTCAGGATGCATGGTGATCAGGTTGACGCCAAAAGGCTTGTCAGTCATTTCCTGTGTCGCCGCAATTTCCGGGCCCAGCAAGTCAGGAGTCATGGCGCCACAAGCAATAACGCCAAAACCACCAGCGTTGGAAATCGCCGAAACCAGATTACGTTCTGACAACCACGACATGGCGCCGCCCATAATGGCATGGGGGCAGCCAAGAAATTCCGTTCCGCGCGCCCACAGGGCTTTAAGCTTTTGATCGGGGGTTTTCACTGACATCAGATTACTCGGCATCCAGGCCATAAACCGTATGCAGAGCACGAACGGCGCGTTCGGTGAACTCTTCGGCGATCAGGACACTGACCTTGATTTCCGATGTCGAAATGACCTGAATGTTGATGCCTTCATCGGCCAGCGACTTGAACATGCGCTGGGCAACACCGGCGTGAGAGCGCATGCCGACACCGATCACCGAAACCTTGACCACATCAGAATCACTGGCCAGATCCTGATAACCCAGGTCGTCTTTATTTTGCTTTATTATGTCGACGGCGCGTTCAAGATCGCTGCGGGTGACGGTAAAGGTCAAGTCCGTCGCCTTGCCATCGTCCGATACGTTCTGGACGATCATATCCACGTTGACGCTCGCGTCAGCCAGGGGGCCAAAAATGCGGGCGGCAACGCCGGGACGATCGGCGACTTTGACGAGGGTGATCTTGGCCTCGTCACGAGAGTAGGCAATTCCGCTGACTAATTCATGTTCCACGACTTCATCCTCATCAACGACAAGTGTTCCGGGTTTATTGGTAAACGATGACAGCACCTGCAGGCGCACGGCATGTTTCATCGCCATTTCGACGGCACGGGTTTGCAGCACTTTGGCCCCGACCGATG from Rhodospirillaceae bacterium harbors:
- a CDS encoding 2-nitropropane dioxygenase, encoding MSVKTPDQKLKALWARGTEFLGCPHAIMGGAMSWLSERNLVSAISNAGGFGVIACGAMTPDLLGPEIAATQEMTDKPFGVNLITMHPELDGLIDVCIEGGVSHVVLAGGLPAAASIAKLKEAGIKVICFAPALAIAKRLIRNGADALVIEGAEAGGHIGPVATSVLAQEILPHIADVPVFIAGGIGRGEAIVSYLEMGASGCQLGTRFVCAEECVAHADFKKAFIRANARDALTTVQVDPKFPVIPVRALINEGTKRFNEAQREAAARVEKGEVELKDAQLEIEHFWAGALKRAAIDGDVENGSMMAGQSVGMVSEEQSTRQIIQDLVAQAVHCLEARESK
- a CDS encoding aspartate kinase yields the protein MARLVLKFGGTSVGDLDRIKAVAVRVKAEASAGNEIAVVVSAMSGVTNRLVGYVEEISPLYDAREYDVVVSSGEQVTSGLLALALQELGVKARSWQGWQIPVHTDSAHAKARISSIEGGDLIACMKQGEVVIVPGFQGVAPDGRISTLGRGGSDTSAVGLAAALEADRCDIYTDVEGIYTADPRIVAKAHKLDKITYEEMLEMASVGAKVLQTRAVEMAMKHAVRLQVLSSFTNKPGTLVVDEDEVVEHELVSGIAYSRDEAKITLVKVADRPGVAARIFGPLADASVNVDMIVQNVSDDGKATDLTFTVTRSDLERAVDIIKQNKDDLGYQDLASDSDVVKVSVIGVGMRSHAGVAQRMFKSLADEGINIQVISTSEIKVSVLIAEEFTERAVRALHTVYGLDAE